In one window of Mercurialis annua linkage group LG4, ddMerAnnu1.2, whole genome shotgun sequence DNA:
- the LOC126676886 gene encoding sucrose synthase 5-like isoform X1 encodes MAPGATLKRSDSIADNMPEALKQSRYHMKKCFGKYVQKGRRIMKLQNLLDEMEDVIDDKLERTKVLEGLLGDIWYSTQEAVVNPPYVAFAIRPSPGFWEFIRVNSSDLAVDGINATEYLKFKEMIFEETWAKDVNALEVDFGAFDFNLPKLTLSSSIGNGLNFISKFITSKLSGKQENAKPIVDYLLSLNHQGEKLMINETLNTVSKLQMALIVAEVYLSQLPKDTPYQNFELSFKEWGFEKGWGDTAERARETMRSLSEVLQAPDPVNMEKFFSKVPTIFNVVIFSPHGYFGQANVLGLPDTGGQVVYILDQVKALEDELLLRIKQQGLNVKPQIIVVTRLIPDARGTKCNQELEAINGTKHSNILRVPFTVENRVLRQWISRFEVYPYLEKFTQDVAVKVLDLMDGKPDLIIGNYTDGNLAATLLANKLGVTQATIAHALEKTKYEDSDIKWKELEPKYHFSCQFIADTISMNAADFIIASTYQEIAGSKDRPGQYESHSAFTLPGLCRVVSGINVFDPKFNIAAPGADQSVYFPNTEKQRRFSQFNPAIEELLYSKQENEEHIGYLADKKKPIIFSMARFDTVKNLTGLTEWYGMNKRLRNLVNLVLVGAFFDPTKSKDREETAEIKKMHALMEKYQLKGQIRWIAAQTDRQRNGELYRCIADTKGAFVQPALYEAFGLTVIEAMNCGLPTFATNQGGPAEIIIDGVSGFLIDPNNGDESSNKIADFFEMCKTDAGYWNKFSENGLKRINECYTWEIYANKVLNMGGIYTFWRQMNKDQKQAKQRYIQMFYNLQLRKLVKNVPIQPEEVQQQPERKPVNKAPPSTRRSQSRLQR; translated from the exons GTGATTGATGATAAGCTTGAAAGAACTAAAGTTCTTGAAGGTTTGCTTGGTGACATTTGGTACTCTACTCAG GAAGCCGTAGTGAATCCTCCATATGTAGCATTTGCTATAAGACCAAGTCCTGGTTTCTGGGAATTTATCAGAGTTAACTCTTCTGATCTTGCAGTTGATGGAATCAATGCTACAGAATACTTGAAATTCAAAGAAATGATATTTGAAGAAACCTG GGCAAAGGATGTGAATGCATTGGAAGTAGATTTTGGAgcatttgatttcaatttaccaaaattaacaTTATCATCTTCAATTGGAAATGGACTCAACTTTATTTCAAAGTTCATAACTTCAAAATTAAGTGGGAAGCAAGAAAATGCTAAGCCAATAGTGGATTACTTGCTATCACTCAATCATCAAGGAGAA AAACTTATGATCAATGAGACCCTAAATACTGTTTCAAAGCTTCAGATGGCATTGATTGTTGCTGAAGTCTACCTTTCACAACTTCCCAAGGACACCCCTTATCAGAATTTTGAGCTAAG cttCAAAGAATGGGGCTTTGAGAAAGGATGGGGTGACACCGCAGAGAGAGCTAGGGAGACAATGAGGTCACTCTCAGAAGTGCTCCAAGCTCCTGATCCAGTAAACATGGAGAAATTCTTTAGCAAGGTCCCAACAATTTTCAATGTTGTAATTTTCTCTCCTCATGGATATTTCGGACAAGCTAATGTACTTGGCTTGCCTGATACTGGTGGGCAG GTAGTCTACATCTTGGACCAAGTTAAAGCATTGGAAGACGAATTACTTCTCAGAATCAAACAACAAGGACTCAATGTCAAACCTCAGATTATAGTG GTCACTCGTTTAATTCCTGATGCTCGTGGAACCAAATGTAACCAAGAATTGGAAGCAATTAATGGCACAAAGCATTCCAATATCCTTCGAGTTCCATTCACAGTAGAAAACCGGGTGCTTCGCCAATGGATTTCGCGTTTCGAAGTCTATCCGTACCTTGAGAAGTTCACTCAG GATGTTGCAGTGAAGGTACTAGACCTGATGGATGGGAAACCAGATCTCATCATCGGAAACTATACCGATGGGAATTTAGCAGCAACTCTCCTGGCTAACAAACTTGGAGTTACTCAG GCAACAATTGCACATGCCCTAGAGAAGACAAAGTATGAAGATTCGGACATTAAGTGGAAGGAATTAGAACCCAAGTATCACTTTTCCTGCCAATTCATAGCTGATACAATTTCAATGAATGCAGCAGATTTCATCATAGCCAGCACTTACCAGGAAATTGCTGGAAG CAAAGATAGACCAGGACAATATGAGAGCCATTCTGCATTTACATTACCAGGGCTCTGTCGAGTTGTTTCAGGAATTAATGTCTTTGATCCAAAATTCAACATTGCCGCACCTGGCGCTGACCAATCTGTATACTTCCCCAACACAGAGAAACAGAGAAGATTTTCACAGTTTAACCCTGCTATTGAAGAACTTTTGTATAGCAAACAAGAGAATGAAGAACACAT tggATATCTAGCGGACAAGAAAAAACCTATTATCTTCTCAATGGCAAGGTTTGATACAGTTAAGAACCTGACAGGACTTACCGAATGGTACGGAATGAACAAGAGGCTGAGAAATTTGGTTAATTTAGTCTTAGTCGGAGCATTTTTCGATCCTACGAAATCCAAAGACAGAGAAGAGACGGCTGAAATCAAGAAGATGCATGCATTGATGGAAAAGTACCAGCTAAAGGGTCAGATAAGATGGATAGCAGCACAGACGGATCGACAGCGGAATGGAGAACTCTACCGATGCATTGCGGACACGAAGGGAGCTTTTGTGCAGCCAGCTCTTTATGAAGCATTTGGACTCACAGTTATTGAAGCAATGAACTGTGGATTACCTACCTTCGCAACCAATCAAGGAGGTCCAGCTGAAATAATCATCGACGGGGTCTCAGGATTCCTAATTGATCCCAACAATGGCGATGAGTCAAGCAACAAAATCGCCGACTTCTTTGAGATGTGCAAGACAGATGCAGGATATTGGAATAAATTTTCTGAAAATGGGTTGAAACGCATAAACGAATG CTACACATGGGAGATCTATGCAAATAAGGTACTGAATATGGGCGGCATCTATACATTCTGGAGGCAGATGAACAAGGATCAGAAACAAGCAAAACAAAGATACATCCAAATGTTCTATAATCTCCAACTAAGGAAACTG GTGAAGAATGTGCCTATACAACCTGAAGAAGTTCAGCAACAACCAGAGCGAAAGCCGGTAAACAAAGCACCACCAAG CACTAGACGCAGTCAGTCTCGATTGCAGAGGTAA
- the LOC126676886 gene encoding sucrose synthase 7-like isoform X2, whose protein sequence is MAPGATLKRSDSIADNMPEALKQSRYHMKKCFGKYVQKGRRIMKLQNLLDEMEDVIDDKLERTKVLEGLLGDIWYSTQEAVVNPPYVAFAIRPSPGFWEFIRVNSSDLAVDGINATEYLKFKEMIFEETWAKDVNALEVDFGAFDFNLPKLTLSSSIGNGLNFISKFITSKLSGKQENAKPIVDYLLSLNHQGEKLMINETLNTVSKLQMALIVAEVYLSQLPKDTPYQNFELSFKEWGFEKGWGDTAERARETMRSLSEVLQAPDPVNMEKFFSKVPTIFNVVIFSPHGYFGQANVLGLPDTGGQVVYILDQVKALEDELLLRIKQQGLNVKPQIIVVTRLIPDARGTKCNQELEAINGTKHSNILRVPFTVENRVLRQWISRFEVYPYLEKFTQDVAVKVLDLMDGKPDLIIGNYTDGNLAATLLANKLGVTQATIAHALEKTKYEDSDIKWKELEPKYHFSCQFIADTISMNAADFIIASTYQEIAGSKDRPGQYESHSAFTLPGLCRVVSGINVFDPKFNIAAPGADQSVYFPNTEKQRRFSQFNPAIEELLYSKQENEEHIGYLADKKKPIIFSMARFDTVKNLTGLTEWYGMNKRLRNLVNLVLVGAFFDPTKSKDREETAEIKKMHALMEKYQLKGQIRWIAAQTDRQRNGELYRCIADTKGAFVQPALYEAFGLTVIEAMNCGLPTFATNQGGPAEIIIDGVSGFLIDPNNGDESSNKIADFFEMCKTDAGYWNKFSENGLKRINECYTWEIYANKVLNMGGIYTFWRQMNKDQKQAKQRYIQMFYNLQLRKLVKNVPIQPEEVQQQPERKPVNKAPPRQVP, encoded by the exons GTGATTGATGATAAGCTTGAAAGAACTAAAGTTCTTGAAGGTTTGCTTGGTGACATTTGGTACTCTACTCAG GAAGCCGTAGTGAATCCTCCATATGTAGCATTTGCTATAAGACCAAGTCCTGGTTTCTGGGAATTTATCAGAGTTAACTCTTCTGATCTTGCAGTTGATGGAATCAATGCTACAGAATACTTGAAATTCAAAGAAATGATATTTGAAGAAACCTG GGCAAAGGATGTGAATGCATTGGAAGTAGATTTTGGAgcatttgatttcaatttaccaaaattaacaTTATCATCTTCAATTGGAAATGGACTCAACTTTATTTCAAAGTTCATAACTTCAAAATTAAGTGGGAAGCAAGAAAATGCTAAGCCAATAGTGGATTACTTGCTATCACTCAATCATCAAGGAGAA AAACTTATGATCAATGAGACCCTAAATACTGTTTCAAAGCTTCAGATGGCATTGATTGTTGCTGAAGTCTACCTTTCACAACTTCCCAAGGACACCCCTTATCAGAATTTTGAGCTAAG cttCAAAGAATGGGGCTTTGAGAAAGGATGGGGTGACACCGCAGAGAGAGCTAGGGAGACAATGAGGTCACTCTCAGAAGTGCTCCAAGCTCCTGATCCAGTAAACATGGAGAAATTCTTTAGCAAGGTCCCAACAATTTTCAATGTTGTAATTTTCTCTCCTCATGGATATTTCGGACAAGCTAATGTACTTGGCTTGCCTGATACTGGTGGGCAG GTAGTCTACATCTTGGACCAAGTTAAAGCATTGGAAGACGAATTACTTCTCAGAATCAAACAACAAGGACTCAATGTCAAACCTCAGATTATAGTG GTCACTCGTTTAATTCCTGATGCTCGTGGAACCAAATGTAACCAAGAATTGGAAGCAATTAATGGCACAAAGCATTCCAATATCCTTCGAGTTCCATTCACAGTAGAAAACCGGGTGCTTCGCCAATGGATTTCGCGTTTCGAAGTCTATCCGTACCTTGAGAAGTTCACTCAG GATGTTGCAGTGAAGGTACTAGACCTGATGGATGGGAAACCAGATCTCATCATCGGAAACTATACCGATGGGAATTTAGCAGCAACTCTCCTGGCTAACAAACTTGGAGTTACTCAG GCAACAATTGCACATGCCCTAGAGAAGACAAAGTATGAAGATTCGGACATTAAGTGGAAGGAATTAGAACCCAAGTATCACTTTTCCTGCCAATTCATAGCTGATACAATTTCAATGAATGCAGCAGATTTCATCATAGCCAGCACTTACCAGGAAATTGCTGGAAG CAAAGATAGACCAGGACAATATGAGAGCCATTCTGCATTTACATTACCAGGGCTCTGTCGAGTTGTTTCAGGAATTAATGTCTTTGATCCAAAATTCAACATTGCCGCACCTGGCGCTGACCAATCTGTATACTTCCCCAACACAGAGAAACAGAGAAGATTTTCACAGTTTAACCCTGCTATTGAAGAACTTTTGTATAGCAAACAAGAGAATGAAGAACACAT tggATATCTAGCGGACAAGAAAAAACCTATTATCTTCTCAATGGCAAGGTTTGATACAGTTAAGAACCTGACAGGACTTACCGAATGGTACGGAATGAACAAGAGGCTGAGAAATTTGGTTAATTTAGTCTTAGTCGGAGCATTTTTCGATCCTACGAAATCCAAAGACAGAGAAGAGACGGCTGAAATCAAGAAGATGCATGCATTGATGGAAAAGTACCAGCTAAAGGGTCAGATAAGATGGATAGCAGCACAGACGGATCGACAGCGGAATGGAGAACTCTACCGATGCATTGCGGACACGAAGGGAGCTTTTGTGCAGCCAGCTCTTTATGAAGCATTTGGACTCACAGTTATTGAAGCAATGAACTGTGGATTACCTACCTTCGCAACCAATCAAGGAGGTCCAGCTGAAATAATCATCGACGGGGTCTCAGGATTCCTAATTGATCCCAACAATGGCGATGAGTCAAGCAACAAAATCGCCGACTTCTTTGAGATGTGCAAGACAGATGCAGGATATTGGAATAAATTTTCTGAAAATGGGTTGAAACGCATAAACGAATG CTACACATGGGAGATCTATGCAAATAAGGTACTGAATATGGGCGGCATCTATACATTCTGGAGGCAGATGAACAAGGATCAGAAACAAGCAAAACAAAGATACATCCAAATGTTCTATAATCTCCAACTAAGGAAACTG GTGAAGAATGTGCCTATACAACCTGAAGAAGTTCAGCAACAACCAGAGCGAAAGCCGGTAAACAAAGCACCACCAAGGCAAGTTCCTTAA